TATATCAATGCAATtgtataatatatcaaatagaATATCACTTCTAAGTATCAAAATTAAAcgtcaaaataacataaattagaaaccgcccaaaattaaaattgtgaTGATAATTAAATTGAACAGTGTTTGGTTGGTCTATTGAACCCTGTAGAGAGTGAAGGAAACAGTCTGTCTGGGGTTTTGAGATACATTCACCACTCTCATTCAGTGCATTTTGACCAAAAGATGGGCTCtccccctcaaaaaaaaaaaaaagaaaaagaattagaaTATGTCACTcactcattaaaattattttgatttcatATAATTTGAAAATGTTCTTAATGTGAAATTTTGTAGTCACTCTTCTCTCAAGTATTCCTCCTCCATCGCTTTGCTAGTTGTTAGGACTCTTTTGTTTTAGATGAATCGATAGACAAGAGAAcatgagagagatagagataagagagagagagagagagcacatgCATGGAAGCAATTATGTCTCTTTTAAAATCCAACAATCACACCCATTACATAATAGTTAGTTATTAGAGGTTGAGACAACTTGGTACTTGATTGAAGTGAAGGTTTTGGAGGGAGCTTCATGTATCCTTGTTCCAGTTTAAATCTAAACAAATTTTGATGCCAGAACTTGAAATCGTTGGTGCACTAACCTTCAAATTTAGGTAAGCTTATTGAACATACACACTATATATCTCAAATTACCCACAGTAAACAAACACAAGGTCAAAGTGGATAGACTTAAACCCTAGTATAAGAGCTTAAATATTACTATTAGAAAAAGTAAGCCCACCCTGGTGTCAGAAAACTGTACTTTGACAGCGCGAATGAGACATGAGCTAGAGAGAATTTACTACTTACAAGTCTAGGGAGGGCCTAAAGGACAGAcccttgagagagagagacataaCCTCTTCAATTTTCCTGAAGGACAGACCCTTGAGAGAGAGACATGACCTCTTCAACTTTTCCCTTGCGCAAAACATTTCTCAACATAATAATATTCTTGGGGTATTAATATTAATACCCCTATCTTTATCCATTGTCTGGGACATGGGTATGCCATTATGTTTGCCAGGttttgattgattggttgattgattgattgttgGATATCTAATCATGCCAAATTCCATGCAGGCGGCAGCAATCAGCCATGTGCATGCACCTCTGTTTACTACAACTACAACTACAACTACAATAGCAATAGAGTAGAGAACACGGATCCAACACAAACAGTACAGTGCATTTCAACTCAACTCTGCTTCCCTTAAACCCCACACATGCACTGCTGCACATGGATGGAAAACTctgttttcataaataaataaaaagtaagcTCACCACACCATTTGTCCAGCCATATTATATTAATGGAAACAAACAACCAATCATTGAGAAACACCTaagaaagtttaaatacatgagcttcAACAGTACTACATAAATCGCAATCTTCACGTTTTCAATTTCAGGCAAGAGCAGACCCCAAAAAATGATGAATTGTATCAGTTGCCGACTTGAGAAAGGTACATTAGGGGTTTGATTCATAGGTTCAGAAGATGCAGCAATGAGAGAGGTTAATGTGGGAGGGCAGCAAAAACTACTTACAAAGGGTTTACAACTCTATTCtctcatcaaagaataccataAGACCACAAGGaaacgaatatatatatatatatatatgtgtgtatataggAGGGAGGagcataaataaatccaaagacTCGAGTAGGATTTTTACACGGGGTCTGCGACACACAGGATATAACACTTGCCATTCCAGCTAGCAAGAGACTCCGAGGATTATGCACTTTCAGCAGGCAGCTGACCGCTGCTCCCAAGGCTGTTGGCAAATTTGGGCCTCCACTCAGTTCTGGCCTTCACAATCTCACCCCCGCTCTCAAGTCGAAGCAAATGCTGGCACTCAACGTAGCCATGATCAGCCAAACTACCAATAGCACCACCGGAGACTGCAGTCAAGGACTGCAGCACACTGTCCCTCCCGCATTCCCTCCGGTACTCCAGAGTCATGCTGGACAGTTCATGATTTTCCAAAATCTGCAGCGGTGCACTCTGCAATCACCAGATTCTTTGTTCTTATTATATGGCAACCAAATTTTGATACTTGACAAGGTAATGACAAATGTTAAAAGTAGAAGAGCCAATAAGATTAAGATAGgtctaaaaataaattccagctaggttttttttttttttttttccctctcccAGAACTAGCAAACACGGTACTAGTAGAGTCCTGGAGAGGGCTGATGGTGGGTAGAAACCTGGAAACCTAGGCTTAAGCTGCAAGGAAGAAGCAATGTAGTAAGCACCAGATCTCAACTGGTTTGTCATTGAAAAGTGTAAATCATGAATTCCAACACGTTACCCACTCCAGGCATTGATAAAAGTGTGCAACTTGTAATGTTTTTACACTACTCATAGGAGCATCCAATTATCCATTTTTATTCGATTGAATATCATGTTTAACAAGTAATGCAACTTGTAATGCTTTTGAACAAGTCACGACAGCATTCAGATTTTTCCTGGTTGAATTAGAGCATTGTGCTTcattaaaccctaaaccctaaaacaaaataatgtatttaatcaatcaaatggAAATTAGTTTGTTTAGTGATTGTATGACCTATCTTGATTTTAGAAAAGGGTACCAACTCATTTTGATGCTACaagaataatgatttttttaactgATATATAACATACAAAGTTCTTCAGTTTCAAAGGAAGACATAAATTTCATCCCCTGTCAACTCAATTAGGttaataaataacattaaatgccttaaaataaaatgatttttccaaACACTCTTCAGGTTGGGTAGCtcatatttaaatataagaaaGCCACACAAAATGCTACTTTCAGTTTGATTAATGAGCTCCAATGTTCTTGGTTCCTGGTACATTACGGTAAGCAGCATGGGTACTAACATGCCGCACGACATTTTTTTCCACACAGGGGTATAAGCTTAGTTGGAGCCCTATTTTGGGGCCATGGTTCAATCGGAAGTAAGGTGTTCGTACATACTCATACTATATTATAAAAGACAATTCCAATAATATTTAGAATGAGAACAAGTTGGTCTACTATTTGCCCCAATGTCAATTTCATATCTCTAGCTTCAAAGTGTGTTTGATTTATGCACCCTAgactttttttataaatatattttttaatttcttgaattaTATTTCCTTTAAAACAGGTGTCGGTCAACAAAGTCCACAATGCAACCTAACACGCTCACACCACGATTGAGATTTCACAATCTGGATCGTGGTTCCATGGGAGGTCTACAATCCTGGTATACTAGTTGGTCCCACTAAGAGAGACTAAAAGATGGCAACTGAAAAGGTAAAAAGAGATGATCACATTGTAACTACATTAGAGTAACAAAAGACAAGAACTTTACATTTGTTGATGCGAGCAGCCTAAGGAAATTTCAAATCAACTGGCATAATTATTCACCAGGTAAGGGACCTCAATCTGGTGTTACTCTTTATACCACCAATTAATAAGCAAGAAATTGACTCTGGAGGTTTAGATTGCTTTTTCAGTTCTGCATTTTGAACCTAAACCACTCTCAGAAATTGAAAAGAGATATATAACGTATAGTGCATACACCATAATATCAAGATTTCACTTTTCCCCTTTCAGCAGTTGCCATAAAGTGAACAAAACCTAAGGTATAcctattttaatataataagaaGAGTCAAGGGTTTGGTTCTTCAGTATCCTGGCCAAACTGATTTGGCTGAATGTGCAAGTTCAGCAGCACATGCCAATATGAATCATAGATCACATCCCATGATACAGAAGAAAGTCAAAGACAAGATGAATCAAATAGATAAAGCTTTCAAGAAAAACCGAAAAAGAATACCTCAATAAGCCACCCAATGTATTTCACATTGTTAACATGCTGGTTAACGTCCAAATCACTCCATCTAGGCTGGTTTATTCAaacacacacataataaaaACAAGCAATCTGTGAGCTATAGTgttatttgttatatttgaaAGGAAAATAGTCTCCAAAGTTACCTTTAACCCCGTATGAACATAGTCAGCTCTGCTTTCATCAAGTTTTGGTAATTTTCTGCTGTCCTCTTCAACAACAGGAGGTGAATCTACAAAATAAGAACCTATTTCCCCTCGCACTTCATCTGGAATTTTAGATAACCTCCGTGTCTCTTTATTCATCATCACCCAAACACTGcaatttgttcaaaaaaatACCCCAACCCAACCATAGTCAGTCCAAACAAGTTATTCAAATATATCCTCAGAACAAAGTTGCTGAAGGCACATTAAAATACTATGGCTACCATGCTACCGTAAACTCAGTCAGCTTGTCCAAATTCATTCATAGGAAAAATTATTCTTGACATACTAAAGTCATAGGCTACATAAAAGCCAATCCTTCTAAGAACATATTTCCTATTACACAAATCAACTTTAACTGAAGACTTCCAATCAACTGCACATGAGTTCTGCGTTAGTTGATGGCCTTTGCTACTAGCACTATAATtagataaattctttttaaaagaagaaaaaaagtcGTATTTTTGTTTGGTGAAGAATAATCTGCTAATTTGTTCaatattctcaaaattgaaGTTGTGGCCCCACCAACCATTATCAAAGGAAATATAAGTTCAGAGAAATTTGCATTAACATCTCATATCCTGGGGTAAAGTCATGAGATTGAAAACATAGATTCTTACCTGGATGCTCTAGTGATGACATCCCCAGTTTTGCGGTCACGAAGAAGCCAATCACGCCGCATGCCATTCTTTCCAGATGCAGCAACCCAAGTGTCTACTTGCACAACATCACCCCtgagagaaatgaaagaaagtcAAACCACTATTACACAGTAAGTTTTAAGAATCATCCACAACTCTAATACTACTAATTTCCATGGGTTTCCTATAAATTTAATACTTCtgttcatcataaaaaaaacaaaacagaaagaagaattaattaatgcatCTGATATTCCGATCATCGTGTGTACATAAGAGTTATTTGACCTAAAATGCATCAATGTGTGGGTTCCCACAGGAACTCAATCAATCAAATGAGCCACATCCATTCATTTCTAGTAGCATATGGTCATATTTTACTGTTCTTCATAGTGCATGTCATGGTTACCAGAATTTGACCAATAACCTGATTTGCAATAAAAAGGACACCGGAATTGACCAAAACTCACCTTATATCTGGCGACAATGTTTTCAAATAGGACAGACTTTGGGTTACAAACCCAAATCATGCATACCAGTGCCAGTTCACAGGGGCATCAAAACACACTTAGTTTCTTGCATTCAATAATTACCTCTCAGAACAAGCAAAAAAACCCATTTAAAAGGTAAGACATTATAAACAAACAATTATACATGTCAAGCATGTATAATGAAATCTTGAACACATAACCAACCATTTGACAATGTAACCTGCAACAACTGCATGTACCATTCTAATATGGAATTCATCAATTTCCCAAAGGATGATGAAATGTATGCACAGGAAGAACCTTCACTTAAATTTCTACTTCCCAAGTGCAAATAACAAATCCTTGTACCAAAATAGCTATTTAGGTTGATTAGAACAGCCAGTCTATATCACTCACTTTTCCCAAAACTATAAGGTGAAACCGAAGGGAGTAGGAAAGGAAaggaacaacaacaacaatcccaACTCTTAAATCCCCCTAGGTGGGTTGGCTACAGGAATTCTAGCTTGCTTCCCATCTATTCCTATCCATGGTCATATAGTCATATACCTATACATAACTTATACAAACATGATACATTGCACGTACAAGTCTAggtaaaataacaaattcaacTGAAAAATAACACAAGGAGTATGCACCATAGATTGGATCACTGAATTTCTTGTTTCTAATATAATACATTAGTCCCTCAAAACAACCACTACTTGTGACCTAGGAAAGGAAGTTGACAGTTTTTGCCTCATCTATTGAGAAACTAAGGTAAACAAGAAACAAGCATGATGCATTTCCGCACAATTATTGCATCCAACATGCTTAtacaaaaataaccaaaatgttTCTAGCTGGAagacaattaaataaaaacaagcAGGTATTTGAACTGGTCACTGCTTTTAAACTATCATTAACAATCCAAAGAAACCCCCATCGACCAAAATTACAAACCAACAAAAGCTAGCCTATACAACACAGTCAAAATTCAGGAAACCAATTTGAGCCACATCATTCCAATAGTCTAGACAAAATTGTTCCAAGACACCACATTAACAAGGTAGGGTGGTTGGAGTGCTCAGAAACAATTTCAGCACATTTATTGCCAAAGCTGAAAATTGTTCATCCATGATCCAAACATCACATCAAGGTCCCAAAGACAATTGTACCATCTGAGCCACTAAAAGAAAGCAATGGTAAGCAAACTAACCATGACTTACCAAGTAGGATAGCGGTCAACCACAACCTGCATCTTAGTAACCACCCAAATCAGGTTCCTTTTGCACATCTCAGGAGTTGAACCAAAGCCATCACCCAGAAGTCCAGCACTCTTCACATGGTTCAGGGCTGTTTCCTGAAAAAAAGCTTACTCTTGTGAAAATTAAACAAAGTTAGACAATGCCTCATCAAAATTGGACACGTCACGTCTTCTTCATATTATGTATTTAGACACGTACTCTTTTGACTATATCATTAATGAAGACGTAGTTATACCTGCAAATGATTCAACACCGTCTCTATGGAAGCCGTCCGATCAGCCCCTATTTCATAGGATCTGATAGAGAAGTTTTGACGAAAAACAAGACCATCCTGAACAATTTTTCCCAAACCAAATGGATCTATGAGCATATCAGGGCGCTTTGGTTTCCAATCAAGCATCATCCATTGCTTCTCTGCTGCCAAGAATATTGTTGTGATAGCGGCAAGAAGCATACTCCAGTCCGGTAATTGATTGATGAAAGTCCTAGGTGGAGGTGATTGCACCTCATCCTCAATCTTCAGACTTTCCACTACACCAACTGTTGTCCCATTTACCTTGGAAGGAGCTTGTGCATTGACCTTGACCTGCAAACGCCCAGCAGCAGCAGATTTTGATTTACTCCCTTGAGCATCCACATTCGTTGGCACCCCTCCAAGTTTGCTGGATGAATTCACCCCGGATTCAGGTGCTGAGGATTTAACTGGAAAAAATGCAGAAGTAGCGGCGGTAGCAACCATGACGGAATTCAATGAACGCTATTACTCGTTTGTAATCTTGGCGAATTGAAAGTTATGACAGATGCCACCAATCTGAAAGATTCAAGAAAATGCATCAACGACCGAGTTAACGctcaaaaaaatgcattaacCTCTGCAAGGCTTGAAAGTTAAcatattagaaaaaaatgaactgATGAGTTCAAATTTCCAACTGCTTTCTACTACCATATTCGGTTccaaccaccccccccccccccccccccaaaaaaaaccaccaccaccacaccCACACACAAAAGGGCATCCTTTACCAGGAAAGCTACCTTGCCTGAGGAGGAGctagagagagacagagagaggttctctctattttccaggggaaaaaattaaaaaggtaaaAACTTTCAACAACAAAAACTGCACCTCAATTTGTTGATATATAAGTTTCAAGATTAGCTGCTGAGAATGTGCAAGGATGTAAGACTCgggaaatgaaataaaaaattttaaacctgCGAATTATCAAAAACCACGACCTCATTGAGGACGACACcttaaatagaaaaaagaaaagaaaaaaaaaaaaaaaagagctatCCATTTGTCATAGTTACCGAAATTTTACAAGAAACCTGAAATTCCATACGAAGAGGGAGCTATAAATTTTCTGACAACTACAGAAAATCATTAAAGCCAGTAGCGGCAGAAAATACAAACGAATCTGGAAATTAGGCAAATGTCACAAAACCAACGACCCGTACAAATCATCATGAAGCAACCTATAAAACGACAAAAACCAGGAACGCTTCATCAAAAAATCAGAACCGTGCAACAGAATCAGACACAGATCTGAACATTAATCTCACAATACTCAAATGCCCGATCACCATCACCCCCTCTCCACCGAGAAATCCAAGCCAAAACTAAACCTCGAGCACCAAACTCATATCACGGCCAGAAAACAATTCAACTTCACATCTCCCGAAGCTGAGAACCGAAAACTTTTTAGAGAGAATCAAGAATTAACATACGTACGCAAATGCGAATCACAGAGTCAACATTTCCTGATCTGCAAACCCTGGCTTCCCCTCTCCCGCAATTTCTAGGGTTTGAGATCGCCTCTGTCGTGCTCCGTTTGGGCCTTTCTCCGGTTCCTCTTGTTTTCAAGTTTTcttctgagagagagagagccagaAAGCgaaagcgagagcgagagcgagagagagagagggggaggagAATTGAGTGGTGATGGGGATTTGGACCTCCGACGACGCGATTTATGGTGGCCACCTCACCTCCCGCCTCTCCTTTCATTTCCCCTAATTTTCCAACTCATCTCCCTattttaccaaaatgcccctatttcatttaatccaaataataaattaattgcgTACAATACCGTTGAATGGCTTTTCCTGTGATTACGACGTCACCAATATCGTAATTCATCCTTCTTTTAGCTATTCTTAGGTACATTATACTGTCCattaaaattatcttcaaattttaaGTACAATTACGAGGTGGTTAGTCGTCAAATTAAATGGTAGTTAGCTTCGATATTGCAATATtaggaatattttattttaagacaACTTCTATTTAAAATGTAATCTGAGTGATCCTTAATCGTCTGCATTAGGTCTAAGTCTGTGTTTtggaaataataattaataatataatatattatcaaaGTGTAAAAAgcaagttaatttttatttacatcttttttttttttttataaaaattggtATTAATGACTTCTTAAACAAATCACACTTTTGTGTGTGTTTCTGTACTTTGGCGAGATGACAGCAAAGAAAGCGATCCATCATTAATTATTAGTGGGAGACGCCGTTACATGGTGCTTTCCATTGCTGGGCTCTTCCAAAAGCAGGGGAAATATAATTGTGTCCGTTTAATTACgattttaaaaaagttatcTTTTGTAGTTCACCAGCAAGA
The sequence above is a segment of the Diospyros lotus cultivar Yz01 chromosome 7, ASM1463336v1, whole genome shotgun sequence genome. Coding sequences within it:
- the LOC127806681 gene encoding palmitoyl-acyl carrier protein thioesterase, chloroplastic-like; translation: MVATAATSAFFPVKSSAPESGVNSSSKLGGVPTNVDAQGSKSKSAAAGRLQVKVNAQAPSKVNGTTVGVVESLKIEDEVQSPPPRTFINQLPDWSMLLAAITTIFLAAEKQWMMLDWKPKRPDMLIDPFGLGKIVQDGLVFRQNFSIRSYEIGADRTASIETVLNHLQETALNHVKSAGLLGDGFGSTPEMCKRNLIWVVTKMQVVVDRYPTWGDVVQVDTWVAASGKNGMRRDWLLRDRKTGDVITRASSVWVMMNKETRRLSKIPDEVRGEIGSYFVDSPPVVEEDSRKLPKLDESRADYVHTGLKPRWSDLDVNQHVNNVKYIGWLIESAPLQILENHELSSMTLEYRRECGRDSVLQSLTAVSGGAIGSLADHGYVECQHLLRLESGGEIVKARTEWRPKFANSLGSSGQLPAESA